In Helianthus annuus cultivar XRQ/B chromosome 3, HanXRQr2.0-SUNRISE, whole genome shotgun sequence, a single window of DNA contains:
- the LOC110930707 gene encoding 60S ribosomal protein L30: protein MVSGKKTKKTHESINNRLALVMKSGKYTLGYKTVLESLRSSKGKLIIISNNCPPLRKSEIEYYAMLAKVGVHHYNGNNVDLGTACGKYFRVSCLSIIDAGDSDIIKSLPGDQ, encoded by the exons ATGGTGTCGGGAAAGAAGACG AAGAAGACTCATGAGAGTATCAACAATAGGTTGGCTCTTGTAATGAAGAGTGGAAAGTACACTCTTGGTTACAAGACGGTTCTCGAATCTCTCAGAAGCTCTAAAG GTAAGTTGATCATCATTTCCAACAACTGCCCGCCTTTGAGGAAATCCGAGATTGAGTACTACGCCATGCTTGCCAAGGTTGGCGTTCACCATTACAATGGAA ATAATGTCGATCTTGGAACCGCATGTGGAAAGTATTTCCGTGTGTCATGCCTAAGTATCATTGATGCAG GTGATTCTGATATCATCAAGAGTCTGCCAGGAGACCAGTGA
- the LOC110930706 gene encoding chaperone protein dnaJ 49, with the protein MDGNKDEAMKCIGIAKEAIASGNKERALKFIGIAQRLNHNLSVDDLLAACKNLDSANPSPSDGRNNVASNRVDPKQDEGVKGEPSYTEEHVQVVRKIKSSTDYYEILGVGKSCSVEEVKKAYRKLSLKVHPDKNKAPGSEEAFKKVGKAFKCLSDDNSRRQYDQTGFVEGDEYGQQYNHMRRRRRTGHNMFEDDFDADEIFRSFFGQGDMFRTAHVYRTRRAAAGGQHTGDGGGGGTNPNMMLLLQLLPFLLIVLLACLPFSEPEYSLQRNYTYQFSKMTKEYGVEFYVKSSDFDQKYPLGSPARVNIENSVFKDYKNMLWRYCHVEMQRRSWSRNLPTPHCDKLESLGIA; encoded by the coding sequence ATGGACGGTAATAAGGATGAGGCAATGAAATGCATCGGCATTGCGAAAGAGGCGATTGCATCTGGCAACAAGGAGCGTGCGCTGAAGTTTATTGGCATTGCACAACGGTTAAATCATAATTTATCTGTAGATGATCTTTTGGCGGCGTGTAAAAATCTTGATTCCGCGAATCCGAGTCCATCGGATGGTAGAAATAATGTTGCAAGTAACCGTGTAGATCCCAAGCAGGATGAAGGTGTGAAAGGAGAGCCGAGTTATACCGAAGAACACGTTCAAGTGGTTCGTAAAATCAAAAGTAGCACGGATTATTATGAGATTTTGGGTGTTGGTAAAAGTTGTTCTGTTGAGGAGGTTAAGAAGGCTTACAGGAAGCTGTCGTTGAAAGTTCATCCTGATAAGAACAAAGCTCCTGGATCCGAGGAAGCTTTTAAGAAAGTTGGCAAGGCGTTTAAGTGTCTGAGTGATGATAACTCAAGAAGACAGTATGATCAAACAGGTTTCGTCGAGGGAGACGAGTACGGTCAGCAGTATAATCATATGAGACGAAGAAGAAGAACAGGACACAATATGTTTGAGGATGATTTTGATGCTGATGAAATCTTTAGGTCGTTTTTTGGTCAGGGTGATATGTTTCGTACAGCTCATGTGTACAGAACCAGACGGGCGGCAGCAGGTGGTCAGCATActggtgatggtggcggtggtgggacCAATCCTAATATGATGTTACTTCTTCAACTTTTACCGTTTTTGCTTATCGTATTGCTCGCGTGTCTCCCGTTTTCAGAGCCTGAATATTCATTACAAAGGAACTATACTTATCAGTTTTCTAAGATGACCAAGGAATATGGAGTGGAGTTTTACGTGAAATCATCTGATTTTGATCAGAAGTATCCACTTGGTTCGCCTGCAAGAGTTAATATTGAAAATAGTgtgttcaaagattacaaaaaTATGCTGTGGCGTTATTGCCATGTGGAAATGCAGAGGCGCTCATGGAGCAGAAACTTGCCAACCCCTCACTGTGACAAACTTGAAAGTTTGGGAATAGCATGA